The genomic DNA aatatatggtagttCATATAAGGGAAATTGAGAGATGTGTATAAGTAGAAATGCTCTAAAGTTTCGcctgccactggacctcttcttggagcggatATAGatgttgactcaaatgatattaaaagttgtgTTAAAGAAGtcattgatataaattttattaagatagaagaattcaaaatcttcagttcagagagcaaagttTTCAAACTAACAGTAAATATAGACGAAAGGGAATGTTTATTTAACTCTGACATAgttaataaatattacaaaaagagacattGAGGAAAAAAACCTTCTGATTTTATCATTGAAACTATTTTTtcttatctaatattattattgatatttttgaatttgctttttttttatcatagcattgaaagtttgtatatataattgttgctCTTTGGCGAAAAATATTGTTTTGGTCTGAGAGTTTGCAGAaagtcagtatgactttatattttgACAAGAAACATTTGATACAGAAAACAGACTtagtgatttacagtttattgatgaacattatgaagtaatagggtcaccggcagtctattcggagaaagctattgattctttttccggtaggtgtgagggtgggttagctttTCTTTCGAgaaaaaaattcttctcttgatatcaaaaagattattataaaaaaggattttattgtaatgtctgtTCTTCATAAccgaaaattagttttttttttgtgaatttatatatCAGAAGTGACATTTGTAGAATTTATAACTTGATTATCTTGAATAAAtattaactgagattagatataaGTCTaaattttttattggtgattttaatgcaaccCTCTTTTTGCTAGCTCATGGAATCACTTGCTTggtttttatatgtgtgtgtgtatgtgtatgtctgtgtgtccgtgtgtgtgtttgtctcccTCTCCAAGGTGAGCATCGACCCCACCGATGCGCAAGAGAACATGCTGATCGTGCCCAAAGCCACCGAACAGTCTGGTATTGCCCAAGCAGTCTTTCTGTCATTAGAGATTGACAAAGAGAGAGACAAAGAGGGAGACTGAAGATCGTCATCTGAATCAGATGTTCTTAGAAATACCTGCTGTTGGATATGGGTTCAGGAATGTGGACTATTGtttgaaacattttgaaaaatgtggagtttttgtttaaaattgactcattattgtatatttaattttgattaaaacgGGCACAAGGATGCACCTTGATTGTTCAAAATGGATTGAAATATATAGTGAACGTTGTTTGAAATTAGCTAAAAATGTATAGTTATTGGATTGTGAAATTTGTTCAAAGTGTTACTCaaatatcttaaattcaattaTGTGATAAGGGTTTTTAAGGTTGGTACGAGATTGTATAGTTTGGCTTTCAATTACAGTGATTTCAAAAGATATATGTCAGTTAGCTAAATTTGTACTTCTAATAGCAATCTAAATTTGGTAATTAGATATGATTTGATCTATTTTAAAAAGCgttagcttcatatgtggtggataacgggggagggtgggctgtggccccctagtatTACCagccgagtcccttgtcaggctgggaggaacgtagagaggagaagtcccctttctttgtttcatttgtttgatatcggctaccccctcaaaattggggaagtgccttggtatatgtatgtatgttactgtTGATCTTATCATTGAGAGGTTATGTAGGATTTTACCGGATACTAAAGGCAACGTATCTAAATCTGTATTAGGGTTTGAATTTCCGCAAATTGATAAGtcctaaaatgatgaaaattaattttgGCTCATTAAGAAggattttattaaggatttagaACTACTTGATTTTGATATTAGATAGATGATTGACAATAGAGCTTTTCTATGCTTTTATGACGGAAAGAAGAAGATCCGTTTAATGTAATTGTGAACGTTTTTGGAGTTTGATATTGGAAAGAGTAATGAGAATGGCTTCAAAGAAGCTCTTCGTTGGAGTATAGtaaacactatatacatataatgaacgaGGTACTCAAGCAGCTTTTCCTTAACACATATTATTTACttaaatattatttcaatgttacaTACATAAAATAGCTTTGTTAGCTATAATTGTTAACAATGATAACAAggtcaagtatatatgtatatatatatacatatatatatatatatatatacatatacatataNNNNNNNNNNNNNNNNNNNNNNNNNNNNNNNNNNNNNNNNNNNNNNNNNNNNNNNNNNNNNNNNNNNNNNNNNNNNNNNNNNNNNNNNNNNNNNNNNNNNNNNNNNNNNNNNNNNNNNNNNNNNNNNNNNNNNNNNNNNNNNNNNNNNNNNNNNNNNNNNNNNNNNNNNNNNNNNNNNNNNNNNNNNNNNNNNNNNNNNNNNNNNNNNNNNNNNNNNNNNNNNNNNNNNNNNNNNNNNNNNNNNNNNNNNNNNNNNNNNNNNNNNNNNNNNNNNNNNNNNNNNNNNNNNNNNNNNNNNNNNNNNNNNNNNNNNNNNNNNNNNNNNNNNNNNNNNNNNNNNNNNNNNNNNNNNNNNNNNNNNNNNNNNNNNNNNNNNNNNNNNNNNNNNNNNNNNNNNNNNNNNNNNNNNNNNNNNNNNNNNNNNNNNNNNNNNNNNNNNNNNNNNNNNNNNNNNNNNNNNNNNNNNNNNNNNNNNNNNNNNNNNNNNNNNNNNNNNNNNNatataatatatatatatatatatatatatatatatatatatatgtatatatgtatatatatatatatatatataaatatatatttatatacatatatatatatatatatatatatatatatatatatatataaatatagatatgcatgtctacatatatatatatatatatatatatatatatatatatatatatatatatatatatacatgtatatatatatatatatatatatatatatatatatatatatatatatatttatatatattacatatatacattcgatatatatatatatatatatatatatatatatatatatatatataaatatatatatatatatatatatatatatatatatatatatatatatatatatatatacggtatatatatagtgtatatatatgtatgtatatatgtatatatatatatatatatatacatatatatatatatatatatatatatatatatatatatgtatatatacacacacatatatatatatatatatatatatatatatatatgtataaatatatatatatatatatatatatatatatatatatatatatatatatatatatatacatgtacatatatatataaatatatatttatatatgtgtgtgttattatatatatatatataaatatgtatgtatatttatatatatgcttatatatatctatatatacatataataaatatatatatgtatatatatatatatatatatatatatatatatatatatatatatatgaaattatatatatatatatatatatatatacatatatatatgtatatatatatatatatatatatatatatgcatatatatatatatatatatatatatatacatatatgtatatgtatatatatatatatatatatatatatatatatatatatatatatatatttatatatatatatatatatatatatatatatatatatatatttatatatatatatatatatatatacatatatatctatatactatatatatattctatatatatatatatatatatgtatatatatatatatatatatatatatatatatatatctatatatatatatatatatatatatatatatatatatatatatgcatatatatatatatatatatatatatatatatatatatatatatatatatatatatatatataattttatatatatatatatatatatatatatatatatatatatatacatatatatatatttattatatgtatgtatcagaggtcaagacttcctccaagcggctcaacaataagaacacgcacctgaatgtaattaaatttggctaatccttccagcaattataacaactatagaacaattgaacacacccttttgctttcatatataaactgtcactctccactgtaattctcacttttaccttacatcctgaagagggttgatgtttattgaccgaaatatagtgtgatttattcatatttcctgtgtttcttttatgggcctttttgaaaaaaacatgttaaactgttcgattacagttataaataagacatatatatatatatatatatatatatatatatatatatatatatatatatatatatatatatatatatatatatataaatatatatatatatatatatatatatatatatatatatatatatatatatatatatatatatatatatatatatatatatatatatatatatttatatatatatatatatatatatatgtatatactatatgtatatatatatatgtataaataaatatacatatatatatatatttttgggctcaagccatgtcgtcctgatggaagttcttatagggtagcttcctaggatatattacaactacggcgatattcctagagaatttaccttaaggtaccagaattctaactcctggagcgagtatccctcgtgaaagggatatcgcgacatatcagaggacgtattctagacacgtcacatggcaatctactacctgaacagagatttcgtctcgtaggagggagattgacgagatacgaattcgggaaagaaaaaggggagccgctcccaaggcttccctatcccccgattcgtatgcgtgcctggcgccaatcctggcgccatctgtattcctttttgcgtagcttaacaactcggtgttttttccggtttttctcgcaaatcttggatttattcagcttttcatggcttcttcgtcttcgttggcctcggataagttgagtatagtgtctgttatgtataaatttaggctcttggtaaattttgagtgattaataggattaatctttgatacaagagccgtagcctaccagaggtgtcctggacactgtcactcgctaggtataaattagttagtcagagtgacattcctggttgttttgcttaataaattttagctatttagctttacataggatttcctttcgtgcttagtattatttggcgaagtattcgccattctggcctacgctaggccatgtagcctagtcgtttggtcctagtacttaatgcatgattttggtttttccgagtgtaattaaaattttattgaagctttaggctatattttatacattttagactgtgtggaatatttccaagattgtatacgtgtgagtttcggtgaatcaggtaatcgattctcttggtgcctaggctaattgcttatggagccttagtatactttatcatactcctcggttgctttcttttcttcggagaaggtatgcaatccctttccctctgtttaagccttgggcttatccctaagtggttttttccgaatttattttcgataaaactatactagggtgttactgtaccttcctgttccagcaaagtctggttcaaagagggacagaacaacagagtttttagtctgagtccgtgttgtctggcttggggcagagtccccctcgctgacctaacacttacaaagggagcttagctcccttaggtcactatcgaaggtttctgtaagttatgattccttcttttgtgatcgaccagactaagtcctgttgctgttctcggggaggataaaatcttcccttggagtagcaacgccttccttgctttggtgctctggaagctggcaagtattgctggccctttcccttagatctcccttaggctaagacaaagttcttggctgtgggtgatctgtcactaaagcaaggttggcaggaccctcttgtcccttccccctctatctccgtaatggcctagccattactgtactgtaccttgccggccggcagagctggccggcaggggtattactgtactgtacgtcattctacttctggacctagtataggttgggatgtggaattgactaagcccattgcaggccggcagagatgctggccggcaagggtcttatgttttcgagtgctgcccggacctctcttggtccctcatccatgcctgccggcagagccggacggcattggtcaaggaagcctgaattaagtttctccccttccttatatgcactctttcggttgccgggcttggggggtagtgtactctcttatcccggcatccattctattttcttctaagtgctgtacctgtcccggctgccggcctatgaggccggcagccgggcaggtgttgttttctggttcttttgctgccggctggcatcggtcttgtacctttgccggccggcttatgtcagtccttgtctgccggtcaccaagagtgtggccggcagctgggtactaccttgtgtagttgctggccggcagtcattgccggccaacactggctgttgctggccggcagctactgccgccggcacaggcatttgaaccagagggctgccgccctatagctgttaagtagtatactttaaagctaattgtggtgtgtgccggccggcaaaggcatgccGGCACAcctcctcctatactgtactagtattcttctgtatagcatatacagtaagaagaaaactatagtaaaagtttaggtacagcactgtatcttctaacactattgtgttttcttgcacagccctttgctgttgccctcagacaggaagcagagttcttccccgtctattatccaggattttaaaaatcattgcctaggtgtgagctccacctgtttcctctggaaaccttgcattggttactctagtagaaataaaccattttgattttattatctggaaggctgcaacaatgggttgtgagggaaacacaagtgtgtgtctttcctttatgaattgttatgctatactatgcatatccagtgatacatagttcacttgatactcatggaaattttttctctttacaggaggaccctccgaagtgcggaaatgttttctgcaatgtccgcagcaagaacctctgcggacatgagtgttgtaggagacacgcagcatgcgctgtctccaaggatgatctccagtattgggaccctcaggtatgtactgtatgcactaacctgattactgaggcttttgattcccctagaacggcggaatcaagggatatagctagggaaaagcttcgtacttgggtaaggggcttcaagaagaacacctctggcccttatcttccaagtgagaagatgagggcgtatctttttccacaggcatcagctgaagcagtgattccccagcctcaagaggagatccctcaagatcaagtccaggtggacgaggaagtcgcagatgcgatgcaagacatccagttgtgtgacaggatgtctgacctggacgaaggtttggaagaagacctcctggcagaaggtcaggatcaagttcaaaccccggatgtcgtagaggatggggtcgacgaggtgtcggctactccggttcagatgccggagcccatcccctcaacatcggctggtctcccagtagaactgggacaggccctctcttcgattgttggaatgatccaacaaatgcagaaggagaatcaggagaaggcggctgcaatggaactgcgtatgcagtccctagcagaatcacatgggccccagaaaaggctcaatgtgaaagaccttcccatatgctcagatgctaacccatggaggtatgctgagcacatgccaatgacgactggtaagatcgtcatttcggataagctgggttcagttcccctagaggaggtagaattctggcccagcaaggcatcatatccggactgctatgtccggctgagaaaagaaccagcttcaagggaggagacagagccgaaggaggtcattattatggaccacgctaaggctcaagccctactttcatcctcgatgaaagagaggggcttctcgaattcgaaggtagctgcattgagcaagaagctcccttcttttgtgtcctctcctgatagagccttcccctttttacaaaaagggtttgcggctgtcctaaaggcagtcgagtcCGGCAAgctttgcccctccctggaggagtgtaaacccttgtcgctggctctgcctatggaccacaaagactggaaggatgtccatctgacattctcagtgggaaagttggaggctgatattgccggacggcaattcggcgaggacctccccaagctgcccgaatctcttttacgaagagagtttgagaccaaagaaagactggctgcctcaatgtctcatcagaacactcttgagacaatggcaagtgaccctaaggtccatgaaatgttcatggtagtggctaagtctcacctagccacagtgacgaaggacctttatggcttcatcaaggcaaggagagcttgcagggagatcgtgttcgccggggcttcggtgagacacgaaccaaggaaattaatctcctccaacatttggggaaaagaccttttccctaccgatgtggtcaaagaggttgttgataaggccgccgtggagaatagaaaccttctccagaagtggggcctggctatcaaaagaaaatcttccccggatgagggtcctcaaccaaagaggaagaatatgaagactaggctaccatttcggccagccaagccttatagacagcaacagcaactgcaattgcctttgcctccagtgccccagatggtggcacaaaccccgactacctttcagtgggtaccccaggctgtgccaggtcagtcaaccacattcgccccaacgttcgaaggacagtcttcttcctttcgtgcaaaacctagaggagcagccagaggctcgtctaggcgcccctcaaggggaaggggattcagaggtggtcgtggtcagagaggcaagacctcaggacggcagtccaagtgaaatgaaaccggtaggagggagactgatgatattttgggatcgctggaccttcgatccctgggcccaaagcctactcaagaatggactgggttggagctggtacagcactccacccccatgccttcggtttttccaacactccacccccgttttggaggagtacgttcaagaactgttggagaaaaatgtgatccgaaaggtgaagtccatcaaattccaagggaggctgttttgtgttcccaagaaagactcggaaaagctcagagtcattctggacttgtcaccactcaacaagttcatagtgaattgcaaattcaagatgctaacactgcaacacataaggaccttactgcccaagagggcatactcagtctctatagacttgtcagacgcctattggcacattccaatcagccgtcgactctccccctacctagggttcaggctacaacggaaactgtacgccttcagagccatgccattcgggctaaacatagccccaaggattttcacgaagcttgcgagcgcagctctcaaacaattacgcctaaagggaattcaggtagtagcctacctggacgactggctggtgtgggcagcatccgagaccgaatgcttgcaagcttccagtcaggtgatccagttcctagagtacctaggcttcaagatcaacaagaaaaagtctcgactttctccatcccaaaagttccagtggctgggaatccactgggaccttttgtcacacagtttctccataccaatgaagaaaaggaaggagatagcgggctctgtcaagagacttctagattccgaaaggatatcaagacgcgaacaggagagggtactaggctctctccagtttgcttcagtgacagacccagtgctaagagcacagctaaaggatgcaaccggagtttggagaaggtatgcatcaaacgcgcgaagagacctgagaagaccagtgccgcctcggctacgtactcttctcagaccttggtcccaagccagacatctaaagatatatatatctatatatatatatatatatatatatatatatatatatatatatatatatatatatatatatatatatatatatatatatatatatatatatatatatatatatatatatttatatatatatatatatatatatatatatatatatatatatatatatatatatatatatatatatatatatatatatatatatatatatgtatatatataaacagatatatatgtatatatatatatatatatatatatatatatatatatatatatatatatatatatatatatatatatatatatatatatactgtgatatccccatatgttgtacatatgctaacatatctgatttgtctaatgtttatttttccattttctttgtaaatacatcaccttatttcagcgccatcttcattccattcttctcattatcttttgtttacactcgcctttctgctgtaaatcatccctgttttcttaccttaaatgttataaggtaaccccaaatttattgattttgttagaatacattgttctcaccacgagattcatctaccttactcacccattcactttgcattgcttattattgttgttttgaagtgctttttcattgttttgtttaacgtaagattaaagttttgtttataacatagtttattgttcctgtcctccaattatcctgctattggtgcttctgttgtctgcaaccatctttaagaagatacatttgatcataatcaacaatcttatacactcgtaataagaaacaagtgaatttggaagtctacccatatgacttctattttgttttgtgaagagaactaccgcccattgtaaaggggtaattgtttgcacagtggtttgtcacataatagttgggggcctgtccgggatctgatgtgcgatatgattcatcaaatttatatcaagtgattgaatcgtgaaagaacagttccagtgattatgaacagtatcgagtgttgtgttgtggcgtaccaaggataaaggacgacagtaataattccaaggtaaggtagatgtctcgtctccctctcattagacatttatttataatatgtctgggtagtcatttggttgtaagaggaacaagtcacgcttaatatagttaagacttaggtatgctgattgtccagcttctaaaccacccttattaattgaagatgcccccagtaggtagcttttaaagtttcgcctactcaaatctcgtatcccagagatttctcataaaaaaaatctgaagccctaagattttgccatttcttaaaatcaccattcaaaagtgatatttaggaaataagtcaaatttcattatatgtgatttattaaattaagtttcattataagtgaaatttcctccatctctatttcattataaagtgatttattttgttatataaatttcttaagagaaattagctaatttccaatttcggagattttcgtaattccaatcgttatctctagtcaggaaataacttatatattgtttggtgttaaaagtactattttggtgtacaaataacatttacgtatcggtaaatgaatatttaaatacttgtgttaaattactcctgttatatctataaagcgcatagtaagtattttgtccaatttgcgcattattctgataatcaattactttaaactaagtgttgactattaactagattctttatcataacgagaataatatagtatttatataaattaaaatgtaacattgaaaagttatcgtattaagctggtataaattaaaaggtaatattgtaaagttatcgaattaagctggtataaattaaaaggaaatgtaaactagaacgtgctaattaggtatgtttaaagtaaaaaatacctttgcgttttaaagccttgtttactgattcggtaaaattgttgtaaaagtttgtgatgttaagcgtgtcgtttgagtaattatgaagtagctagccgcgtgttcaagatctctagcatagaaaaaaaaaacattgttcagttgttaacggtgaataaaagttttatagtgttat from Palaemon carinicauda isolate YSFRI2023 chromosome 34, ASM3689809v2, whole genome shotgun sequence includes the following:
- the LOC137627119 gene encoding tyrosine-protein phosphatase 10D-like, translating into MEGPNAPGRFIMWYRNQTAILALWHRPHPAGIYSHYQVSIDPTDAQENMLIVPKATEQSGIAQAVFLSLEIDKERDKEGD